The following coding sequences lie in one Mesorhizobium sp. NZP2298 genomic window:
- a CDS encoding bifunctional aminoglycoside phosphotransferase/ATP-binding protein — protein MITQNQDVVVEMMKDPATYGEAGPVETIETHISRIFLIGQRAFKMKRAVKLPYVDFSTPELRLAACEKEVELNSRTAPGLYLNVRRITRAGNRLAMDGSGELVDAVIEMVRFDQSNLLDRLAAAAKLTPSLVTAVARMIVQYHRNSEVIHAGSGSGNIGGVLEINSAGFATSHVFDGKEIETLNAAFRATLARHAGLLDQREAAGRVRRCHGDLHLRNICVFDGEPRLFDCIEFNDQIATVDVLYDLAFLLMDLWHRGFPEFANLVMNRYLDDADDEDGFILLPFFMAVRAAVRAHVTATQVEEGSQDSTKLVAEARSYFRLAHILLAETPPRLVAIGGLSGSGKTTVAEALAPRIGAPPGARIVESDRIRKAMHGVAAETKLPDKAYRPGVSERVYRQIAWRSELILAEGGSVVADAVFDKPEDRDRIERAASDANAPFAGFWLAADPSVLWRRVSERKGGPSDATVDILSRQLQRDAGALTWRKIEADRKVAEITAEMAAVIEGTASASFRKTGS, from the coding sequence ATGATCACTCAAAATCAAGACGTCGTGGTCGAGATGATGAAGGACCCCGCCACCTATGGCGAGGCTGGTCCCGTCGAGACGATCGAAACCCACATTTCCCGGATATTCCTTATAGGGCAACGCGCATTCAAGATGAAACGCGCGGTCAAGCTGCCCTATGTCGATTTTTCGACGCCGGAGTTGCGGCTCGCCGCCTGCGAAAAGGAAGTGGAGTTGAACTCCAGAACGGCGCCCGGTCTCTATCTCAATGTCCGCCGCATCACGCGTGCGGGAAATCGGCTTGCGATGGATGGGTCGGGGGAACTGGTCGACGCTGTTATCGAGATGGTTCGCTTCGATCAGTCGAACCTCCTCGATCGCTTGGCCGCCGCGGCGAAGTTGACCCCCTCGCTGGTGACGGCCGTGGCGCGCATGATTGTCCAATATCACCGCAATTCCGAGGTGATCCACGCTGGCAGCGGGTCAGGGAACATTGGCGGTGTGCTTGAAATCAATTCGGCCGGATTTGCTACGAGCCACGTGTTCGATGGAAAGGAGATCGAAACGCTCAACGCGGCGTTTCGCGCCACCCTCGCCCGCCATGCCGGCCTGCTTGACCAACGCGAGGCGGCAGGCCGGGTCCGCCGCTGCCATGGCGACCTGCATCTGCGTAACATCTGCGTCTTTGATGGCGAGCCTCGCCTGTTCGATTGCATCGAGTTCAATGATCAGATCGCCACCGTCGATGTCCTTTACGATCTCGCATTCCTGCTGATGGACCTGTGGCATCGCGGTTTTCCGGAGTTCGCCAATCTGGTGATGAATCGCTATCTCGACGACGCCGATGACGAGGATGGCTTCATCCTGCTGCCCTTCTTCATGGCGGTGCGGGCGGCGGTGCGTGCTCACGTGACCGCGACACAGGTCGAGGAGGGCAGCCAGGACTCGACAAAGCTGGTCGCCGAAGCGCGATCTTATTTCCGACTCGCGCACATCCTGCTTGCCGAAACGCCGCCTCGGCTCGTGGCGATCGGCGGTCTGAGCGGCTCGGGCAAGACGACGGTCGCCGAAGCGCTTGCGCCACGGATCGGCGCGCCCCCCGGAGCCCGAATCGTCGAGAGCGATCGCATCCGCAAGGCCATGCATGGCGTGGCCGCCGAAACGAAGCTGCCGGACAAGGCCTATCGGCCCGGCGTGTCGGAACGCGTCTATCGCCAGATCGCCTGGCGTTCGGAACTGATCCTGGCCGAAGGAGGCTCCGTGGTCGCCGACGCCGTATTCGACAAACCGGAGGATCGCGACAGGATCGAGCGCGCCGCGAGTGACGCGAATGCCCCGTTTGCGGGATTTTGGCTGGCGGCCGATCCGTCTGTGCTTTGGCGTCGTGTCAGCGAGCGAAAGGGCGGCCCGTCGGATGCCACGGTCGACATCCTGTCACGGCAATTGCAGCGTGACGCCGGTGCGTTGACTTGGCGCAAGATCGAGGCAGACCGCAAGGTGGCCGAAATTACCGCCGAGATGGCGGCCGTGATTGAGGGCACCGCTTCAGCCAG
- a CDS encoding universal stress protein, whose translation MPFKTLLTVTGADQGDADLKLAAGLCEEINAHLSVLVLVIAAPPSGGAYAEVVSPAWLAEREAEMEMLQKRNLAVSKMLSASPVSTDLSDDYPDHAWADEVIGRRARYADITVLGPDLLASQTLKEKVIEGALFSSGKPILFVPKGASATLKPKRVLVAWDASLEASRALRESLDILSGADEVRVVMVDPIEDERHHGAEPGADVATYLSRHGVKVTVDRLPSSNHSIADVLRQHAVDTGAELMVMGAYGHSRLRERIFGGVTRSMIEAPGLPIIMAR comes from the coding sequence ATGCCATTCAAGACATTGCTAACGGTTACAGGGGCCGATCAGGGAGACGCTGATCTGAAGCTTGCCGCCGGCCTGTGTGAAGAAATCAATGCCCATCTCTCGGTGCTTGTTCTGGTCATCGCGGCGCCTCCCTCTGGCGGGGCATATGCCGAGGTGGTTTCGCCGGCTTGGCTCGCGGAGCGAGAAGCCGAAATGGAAATGCTGCAGAAGCGGAATTTAGCCGTTTCCAAAATGCTGTCGGCGAGCCCCGTATCGACGGACCTGAGTGATGACTACCCGGACCATGCCTGGGCGGATGAGGTCATCGGCCGGCGCGCGCGTTACGCCGATATAACCGTCCTTGGGCCGGACTTGCTGGCGAGCCAAACGCTCAAGGAGAAAGTCATCGAAGGCGCGCTGTTTTCGTCGGGAAAGCCAATCCTGTTCGTCCCCAAAGGGGCGTCCGCGACGTTGAAACCGAAGCGCGTCCTCGTCGCATGGGACGCCAGCCTGGAAGCGTCGCGCGCCTTGCGAGAGTCGCTCGACATCCTTTCAGGTGCCGATGAGGTGCGGGTCGTCATGGTCGACCCGATCGAGGACGAGCGGCATCACGGCGCGGAGCCCGGGGCGGACGTGGCGACCTATCTTTCCCGTCATGGCGTAAAGGTAACTGTGGACCGTTTGCCGAGTTCAAACCACTCGATCGCCGACGTTCTGCGCCAGCACGCGGTCGACACTGGGGCCGAGCTCATGGTCATGGGGGCCTATGGTCATTCGCGGCTGCGCGAGAGGATTTTCGGCGGCGTGACAAGGTCCATGATCGA
- a CDS encoding c-type cytochrome, whose product MRFGTTIGFLALTLSTAAAQQMSNGRQEYLNSCAVCHGVDGRGDGPMADVLRKSPADLTTLAKRNGGEFPYWRVYATIDGRGLVPEHGERDMPVWGNQFLPDDVKRYGPYGGEAITTERIQNLAGYVQTLQR is encoded by the coding sequence ATGAGATTCGGAACGACGATAGGTTTCCTGGCGTTGACGCTGAGCACCGCGGCGGCACAACAGATGAGCAATGGACGCCAGGAATATCTGAACTCCTGCGCCGTCTGCCACGGCGTGGACGGCAGGGGCGACGGACCAATGGCTGACGTATTGCGGAAGAGCCCCGCGGATTTGACCACGCTCGCGAAGCGCAATGGCGGGGAGTTCCCCTACTGGCGGGTCTATGCCACGATCGACGGTCGCGGCCTCGTGCCAGAGCACGGCGAGCGCGACATGCCAGTCTGGGGCAATCAGTTCCTGCCCGACGATGTGAAGCGCTACGGTCCCTACGGTGGCGAAGCGATCACCACGGAACGCATTCAAAACCTCGCCGGTTACGTTCAGACGCTTCAACGCTAG